A genomic segment from Pseudomonas sp. S09G 359 encodes:
- a CDS encoding efflux RND transporter periplasmic adaptor subunit: MSTKIFAKYLVTAAVFLALILLVLLGGCSAGDPTPPVAPPTVSVISVQPRSQVLTTELAGRTQAFMVAEIRPQVGGIVQQRLFVEGAEVKAGQALYQLDAAPYKAALAQAQASLSKVRATLKSAQTTASRNAQLVKIDAISQQTNEDSQATLLTAAADVEAAQADVETARINLAYTRITSPVAGRIEVSSVTPGALVVANQDTALTTVQQLDPIYVDVTQSTTELLNLKRELARGTLQGIGEDEARISLKLDDGSLYNHAGRLKFSGVSVNQSTGTVTLRAEFANPEHLLLPGMYVRGVLEQGRDDQAILIPQRAVNRSASGVTSVLLVAGGKVEQRVVSVDRAVGNQWWVTAGLQAGEQVIVEGGQKVHVGAAVTVQSADVGALAKEG, from the coding sequence ATGTCGACCAAAATATTCGCTAAATACCTGGTAACCGCCGCGGTTTTCCTGGCCCTGATCCTGCTGGTGCTGCTCGGCGGTTGCTCGGCCGGTGACCCCACGCCCCCGGTGGCGCCACCCACGGTGTCGGTGATCAGCGTGCAGCCGCGAAGCCAAGTGTTGACCACTGAACTCGCCGGGCGCACCCAGGCGTTCATGGTCGCTGAGATTCGCCCGCAGGTCGGCGGTATCGTGCAGCAACGGCTATTTGTCGAAGGCGCCGAGGTGAAAGCCGGGCAAGCCCTGTACCAGTTGGATGCGGCGCCGTACAAGGCGGCGTTGGCGCAGGCCCAGGCGAGCTTGAGCAAAGTGCGCGCCACGCTCAAGTCGGCGCAGACCACTGCCAGCCGTAATGCCCAGCTGGTGAAGATCGATGCCATCAGCCAGCAAACAAACGAGGATTCACAGGCCACGCTGCTGACCGCCGCCGCTGACGTCGAGGCCGCCCAGGCCGACGTCGAGACTGCACGGATCAACCTGGCCTACACGCGTATTACTTCTCCCGTTGCCGGGCGCATTGAAGTGTCCAGCGTGACGCCGGGGGCATTGGTGGTGGCCAACCAGGACACCGCGCTGACCACCGTGCAGCAACTCGACCCGATCTATGTGGACGTGACCCAGTCCACCACCGAGCTGCTCAACCTCAAGCGTGAGTTGGCCCGTGGCACCTTGCAGGGCATCGGCGAGGACGAGGCGCGGATCAGCCTGAAACTCGATGATGGCAGCCTCTACAACCATGCAGGCCGTTTGAAGTTCAGTGGGGTCAGCGTCAACCAAAGTACCGGTACCGTGACCCTGCGTGCCGAGTTCGCCAACCCGGAACACCTGTTGTTGCCGGGCATGTATGTGCGTGGCGTGTTGGAGCAGGGCCGGGATGACCAGGCCATCCTGATCCCGCAACGGGCGGTCAACCGCAGCGCCAGCGGCGTGACCTCGGTGTTGCTGGTGGCAGGCGGCAAGGTCGAGCAGCGCGTTGTCAGCGTGGACCGGGCCGTGGGCAACCAGTGGTGGGTCACGGCAGGCCTGCAGGCCGGTGAGCAAGTGATCGTCGAAGGCGGGCAGAAGGTGCACGTGGGGGCGGCTGTTACGGTGCAATCCGCCGACGTCGGTGCCTTGGCGAAGGAGGGCTGA
- the baeS gene encoding sensor histidine kinase efflux regulator BaeS, which produces MKLSISTKLFIAVLAGVLLVILSMGLATSWSFGRGFLGYINEQALERMAPVLPRLASAYARDGSWEFFRNQPDRWFEVMRPEPGEQQPVRDLKTPQISDLTGALFRIALLDKDKKRVTGYPAIGDDALALPIIVAGETVGWLAVTPFQSVTEAGGERFQQYQLRTSLVMGVFSLLLAMLIAWWIARTLLEPVKRVAAATHRLASGDYGSRVAVASNDEVGQLARDFNQLAYTLERNEKMRREFMADVSHELRTPLSVLRGELEAIEDGVRTLDQHSMKSLQGEVGMLSKLVDDLYELSLADVGALTYRKAPCVLNTLLEQSVGMFQERLSARQLRVELALPTPPLELVADASRLQQLFSNLLENAVRYTDPNGVVRVSATAERDELRIEFIDSGPGVSASQLPRLFERFYRGEASRNRTSGGAGLGLAICHSIALAHGGSLSADHSPLGGLWLTLRLPRSL; this is translated from the coding sequence ATGAAGTTGAGTATCTCCACCAAGCTGTTCATTGCGGTGCTGGCCGGCGTCTTGCTGGTGATCCTGAGCATGGGCCTGGCCACCAGTTGGAGTTTCGGGCGCGGCTTCCTCGGCTACATCAATGAACAGGCACTGGAGCGCATGGCGCCGGTGCTGCCACGCCTGGCCAGCGCCTACGCGCGTGATGGCAGCTGGGAGTTCTTTCGCAATCAGCCCGACCGCTGGTTTGAAGTGATGCGCCCGGAGCCCGGCGAACAGCAACCGGTGCGCGACCTCAAGACACCGCAGATCTCCGACCTCACGGGCGCCCTGTTCCGCATCGCCCTGCTCGACAAGGACAAAAAACGCGTCACCGGCTACCCGGCCATTGGCGACGACGCCTTGGCGCTGCCGATCATCGTTGCCGGTGAGACTGTCGGCTGGCTGGCCGTCACCCCCTTCCAGAGCGTGACCGAGGCCGGTGGCGAACGCTTCCAGCAGTACCAGTTGCGCACCAGCCTGGTGATGGGGGTGTTCTCACTGCTATTGGCGATGCTGATCGCCTGGTGGATCGCCCGTACGCTGCTGGAGCCGGTCAAGCGCGTGGCCGCCGCCACCCATCGCCTGGCCAGTGGTGACTACGGCAGCCGCGTGGCCGTGGCCTCCAATGACGAAGTAGGCCAGTTGGCGCGGGACTTCAACCAGTTGGCCTATACGCTGGAGCGCAACGAGAAGATGCGCCGCGAATTCATGGCCGATGTCTCCCACGAATTGCGCACCCCGTTGTCGGTGCTGCGCGGCGAACTGGAGGCCATCGAAGACGGCGTGCGCACGCTGGACCAGCACTCGATGAAATCACTCCAAGGCGAAGTCGGCATGCTCAGCAAATTGGTGGATGACCTGTATGAGCTGTCCCTGGCCGACGTCGGCGCCCTCACCTATCGCAAGGCCCCGTGTGTGCTCAACACGTTGCTGGAACAGAGTGTGGGCATGTTCCAAGAGCGTTTGAGCGCGCGGCAACTGCGCGTCGAACTGGCGCTGCCGACCCCGCCGCTGGAGCTGGTGGCGGATGCCAGCCGCTTGCAGCAGCTGTTCTCCAACTTGCTGGAGAACGCCGTGCGCTACACCGACCCAAATGGCGTGGTCCGCGTCAGCGCCACAGCGGAACGTGATGAGCTGCGCATCGAATTCATCGATTCCGGCCCCGGGGTGTCCGCCAGCCAACTGCCGCGCCTTTTCGAACGTTTCTACCGGGGCGAAGCCTCGCGTAACCGCACCAGTGGCGGCGCGGGCCTCGGCCTGGCGATCTGTCACAGTATCGCCCTCGCCCACGGCGGCAGCCTCAGCGCCGACCACTCGCCCCTGGGCGGGTTGTGGCTTACCCTGCGCTTGCCACGGAGCCTGTGA
- a CDS encoding response regulator, whose protein sequence is MSDERPVLIVEDEPKLATLMQDYLVAAGYTTLCLDNGLQVVPAVRAHDPRLILLDLMLPGRDGMQLCQDLRGFSAIPIIMITARVEEVDRLLGLELGADDYICKPFSPREVVARVKAILRRSPQLLDNTRPRLLIDEAQYQASLDGIALDLTPLELRLLNTFARSAGRVFSRDQLLDQIYSDHRVVTDRTVDSHIRNLRRKLEQACPGETPIESLYGVGYRFQLAQAKPKP, encoded by the coding sequence ATGAGCGATGAACGTCCGGTGCTGATCGTCGAAGACGAACCCAAGCTCGCGACCTTGATGCAGGACTACCTCGTGGCGGCCGGCTACACCACCCTGTGCCTGGACAACGGCCTGCAAGTGGTCCCTGCAGTGCGCGCCCACGATCCCAGGCTGATCCTGCTCGACCTGATGCTGCCCGGCCGTGACGGCATGCAGCTGTGCCAGGACCTGCGCGGCTTCAGCGCGATACCGATCATCATGATCACCGCCCGCGTCGAGGAAGTGGACCGCCTGCTCGGCCTGGAGCTGGGTGCCGACGACTACATCTGCAAGCCCTTCAGCCCGCGTGAAGTGGTGGCCCGGGTCAAGGCCATCCTGCGCCGCAGCCCGCAACTGCTGGACAACACCCGCCCGCGCCTGCTGATCGACGAGGCGCAATACCAGGCCTCACTCGACGGCATCGCGCTGGACCTCACGCCCCTGGAGTTGCGCCTGCTGAATACCTTCGCGCGCTCCGCCGGCCGCGTGTTCTCCCGCGACCAGTTGCTGGACCAGATCTACTCCGACCACCGCGTGGTGACTGACCGCACGGTGGACAGCCACATCCGCAACCTGCGACGCAAACTGGAACAGGCCTGCCCGGGGGAAACGCCGATCGAATCGTTGTATGGGGTGGGGTATCGGTTTCAGTTGGCCCAGGCTAAGCCGAAGCCCTGA
- the treS gene encoding maltose alpha-D-glucosyltransferase gives MTAAPNNHVNWLVEQSMLHAARQRAKLYSGQGRLWQQPYAQTRPRDASALSSVWFTAYPASIVTREGGTVLEALGDEALWQALSKIGIQGIHNGPLKKSGGLSGSEHTPTIDGNFDRISFEIDPQLGTEAQLQALTRMAAAHNAVIIDDVIPSHTGKGADFRLAEMAYEDYPGLYHMVEIREEDWPLLPDVAEGRDAQNLSPAQVDALRDKHYIVGQLQRVIFFEPGVKETDWSATQVVLGVDGKPRRWVYLHYFKEGQPSLNWLDPTFAAQQMIIGDALHAIDVMGAKILRLDANGFLGVERKLDGSAWSESHPLSITGNQLLGGAIRKAGGFSFQELNLTVDDIASMSHGGADLSYDFITRPAYQHALLMGDAEFLRLMLREMHRQGIDPGSLIHALQNHDELTLELVHFWTLHAHDSFLYQGQTFPGNILREHIREQMYERLAGEHAPYNLKFVTNGVSCTTASIITAALGIRDLDAISAADIQQIRQIHLLLVMYNAMQPGVFALSGWDLVGALPLAADEVAHLMEDGDTRWIHRGAYDLVDLNPEAELSAGQMPRSKSLYGSLNSQLQDPESFASQLQKILAVRRAYDIAASRQVLVPDVQNPALLIMVHELPAGKGTQITALNFGATPITETLNLPDIAAGMVVDIINERVEGDLTAEGEFTITLDAYEGLALRVISSSPT, from the coding sequence ATGACCGCAGCGCCAAACAACCACGTCAACTGGCTGGTAGAACAGTCGATGCTGCACGCGGCACGCCAGCGCGCCAAGCTCTATTCGGGTCAGGGCCGGTTGTGGCAGCAGCCTTACGCACAGACGCGGCCGCGTGATGCTTCGGCGTTGTCGTCGGTGTGGTTTACCGCGTACCCGGCGTCGATCGTGACGCGCGAGGGCGGTACGGTACTGGAGGCGTTGGGGGATGAGGCGCTGTGGCAGGCGCTGTCGAAAATCGGTATCCAGGGCATTCATAACGGCCCGTTGAAAAAATCGGGTGGCCTGAGCGGCAGCGAGCACACGCCCACCATCGACGGCAACTTTGACCGCATCAGCTTCGAGATCGACCCGCAATTGGGCACCGAGGCGCAGTTGCAGGCGTTGACGCGCATGGCGGCGGCGCACAATGCGGTGATCATCGATGACGTGATCCCGTCCCACACCGGCAAGGGTGCGGATTTTCGCCTGGCCGAGATGGCCTACGAGGATTACCCCGGGCTCTACCACATGGTGGAAATCCGTGAGGAAGACTGGCCGCTGCTGCCGGACGTGGCCGAGGGGCGCGATGCGCAGAATCTCAGCCCGGCGCAGGTGGATGCCCTGCGTGACAAGCACTACATCGTCGGTCAACTGCAGCGGGTGATCTTCTTCGAACCCGGGGTGAAGGAAACCGATTGGAGTGCTACCCAGGTCGTGCTGGGTGTGGATGGCAAACCGCGTCGCTGGGTGTACCTGCATTATTTCAAGGAGGGCCAGCCGTCGCTGAACTGGCTGGACCCGACCTTTGCCGCGCAACAGATGATCATTGGCGATGCCTTGCATGCCATCGATGTGATGGGCGCGAAGATCCTGCGCCTGGACGCCAATGGTTTTCTCGGTGTGGAGCGCAAGCTGGATGGCAGCGCCTGGTCGGAAAGCCACCCGCTGTCGATCACCGGCAACCAGTTGCTCGGCGGGGCGATCCGCAAGGCCGGCGGCTTCAGCTTCCAGGAGTTGAACCTCACCGTGGATGACATCGCGTCGATGTCCCATGGCGGCGCCGATCTGTCCTATGACTTCATCACCCGCCCGGCGTATCAACATGCGTTGCTGATGGGTGATGCCGAGTTCCTGCGCCTGATGCTGCGTGAAATGCACCGCCAGGGCATCGACCCCGGCTCGTTGATCCATGCCTTGCAGAATCACGATGAACTGACCCTGGAACTGGTGCACTTCTGGACGCTGCATGCGCATGACAGCTTCCTCTATCAGGGCCAGACCTTCCCCGGCAATATCCTGCGCGAGCACATCCGCGAGCAGATGTATGAGCGCCTGGCCGGTGAGCACGCGCCGTACAACCTCAAGTTCGTGACCAATGGTGTGTCGTGCACCACCGCCAGCATCATCACCGCGGCACTGGGTATTCGTGACTTGGACGCGATCAGCGCTGCCGATATCCAGCAGATCCGCCAGATCCATTTGCTGCTGGTGATGTACAACGCTATGCAACCTGGGGTGTTTGCGTTGTCGGGTTGGGACCTGGTGGGGGCGCTGCCATTGGCGGCGGATGAGGTGGCGCATTTGATGGAGGACGGCGATACGCGCTGGATCCATCGCGGTGCCTACGACCTGGTGGACTTGAACCCCGAGGCCGAGCTTTCAGCCGGGCAGATGCCGCGTTCGAAAAGCCTGTACGGCAGCTTGAACAGCCAGTTGCAGGACCCCGAGTCATTCGCCTCGCAACTGCAAAAAATCCTCGCAGTTCGCCGCGCCTACGACATTGCCGCCAGCCGCCAGGTACTGGTGCCGGACGTGCAGAACCCGGCGCTGCTGATCATGGTCCATGAATTACCGGCCGGTAAGGGCACACAAATCACCGCGCTGAACTTCGGCGCCACGCCGATCACCGAGACGCTCAACCTGCCTGATATTGCGGCGGGGATGGTGGTGGACATCATCAACGAACGGGTCGAGGGTGATCTGACCGCCGAGGGTGAGTTCACGATTACGCTGGATGCGTATGAAGGGCTGGCGTTGCGGGTGATCAGCAGTTCACCAACATAG